In one Lycium barbarum isolate Lr01 chromosome 7, ASM1917538v2, whole genome shotgun sequence genomic region, the following are encoded:
- the LOC132601618 gene encoding uncharacterized protein LOC132601618: MDPLRYIFCQPMPIEKLAKWQISLSEFDIVYIAQKVVKGQALDDLLAESPVDEELKPLDTHFLDGEVLAIEEEAVEPYTGWKLFFDGAVNYKGSGIEAVLILENGQHYPMTAKLKFCCTNNMAKHEACILGLKMAMDMEINEFLVTGDSDLLTHQVQGEWATKNKKILLYVNLAQRLCKKFRKIEFRHTPKAQNEFTDALATIASMIQHPESSHIDPIRISLKEEHAHCCHIEAEPDGKPLYNDIQIYLEKREYPKGVMTGQKEDHQKNGPRMLEDDPFSNSASCAGNGSPKKVMTAVEIRANCLNAIRAKYSSHKGYKGI, translated from the exons atggatccattAAGGTATATCTTCTGTCAGCCCATGCCCATCgagaagttggccaaatggcaaaTATCTTTGAGCGAATTCGACATTGTATACATAGCACAAAAGGTCGTTAAAGGACAAGCCTTAGACGACCTGCTAGCTGAAAGTCCTGTGGATGAAGAGCTCAAACCCCTCGACACTCATTTCCTAGATGGAGAGGTATTAGCCATAGAAGAGGAAGCAGTGGAACCATACACAGGCTGGAAATTattcttcgatggagcagtcaactaTAAAGGTTCCGGAATAGAAGCAGTTCTAATATTGGAAAATGGGCAACATTACCCAATGACCGCGAAGCTCAAGTTCTGTTGTACCAATAATATGGCTAAACACGAGGCCTGCATTCTAGGCCTCAAAATGGCAATGGATATGGAAATCAATGAATTTCTGGTCACTGGAGATTCTGACCTACTAActcatcaagtacaaggcgaatgggccaCTAAAAATAAAAAGATCTTGCTGTACGTAAACTTGGCACAAAGACTGTGTAAGAAATTCAGAAAGATTGAGTTCCGACATACTCCAAAAGCTCAGAACGAATTTACCGACGCACTGGCAACAATAGCGtcaatgatccaacatcctgaaagcagtcacatCGACCCAATAAGGATAAGCTTGAAAGAAGAGCATGCTCATTGTTGCCACATAGAAGCAGAGCCAGATGGCAAGCCGTTGTACAATGACATCCAAATATATTTAGAGAAACGAGAATACCCCAAAGGAGTTATGACGGGACAaaaagaagaccatcagaagaatg GTCCCAGGATGTTGGAAGATGATCCTTTTTCTAACTCTGCTTCCTGTGCAGGAAATGGCTCGCCAAAGAAGGTCATGACCGCTGTTGAGATCAGGGCAAATTGTTTAAATGCCATAAGGGCAAAATATTCTAGCCATAAGGGCTACAAAGGGATTTAA